From the genome of Oceanococcus atlanticus:
CTTCGCCTTGGTCGCCGGTGATCGAGAGCAGTTTGGGCGCATCCTGACCTGGTTGGAAAACAATCTGGCCAACGGTGATTTATCGACCCATCTGCCGGCCTGGGTGTGGGGGCGTGATGCCGAGACTGACAACTGGCGCGTGCTGGATGCCAACTCGGCCAGCGATGCGGACATGTTTATCGCCTACAGCCTGCTTGAAGCCGGTAGGCTGTGGAAGGTGCCGAGCTACACAGAGCTGGGGCGCAAGGTTCTGGATCAGCTATCTACCCAGTGTATTCGTACGCTGGAGGCGCAAACGGTTTTGCTGCCGGCGCCCAACGGGTTCTTGACCAGCACCGGCGTACGTTTGAATCCGAGTTATCTGCCGTTGTTCCAGATGCGCCGGTTTGCGCTGCTGGATCAACGCTGGAATGACATCGCGCAGCATGCCGTTGCCATGATCGCAGCCGGTTCGCCGCGCGGTTTGCCACCTGACTGGGTTGAAGTCACAGCGCAGGGTTTTCGTCCTGACGCACAGACCGGCACCCTGGGCAGTTACGATGCGATCCGGGTCTACCTGTGGGCTGCCATGCAGATTCCGGATGACCCGATATCACAAGACTTGCTCGCCGTGATGACGCCTGTTGTGCGTTATCTCAGGCCGCTTGGCTACATGCCGGAGCGCTGGGATGTTGCGACCGGCTGGAAAGACGGTATCGGCCCGCCAGGATTTGATGCCGTCATGGCCATGTTCAGCGAAGCGGCGGGCGCGCGCAGCCTCAGCAAACGATTCGACCAGCGCGTGGCAGCCGTGCGCCAGGGTGAAATGCTGGGTCAGCCCGCGCGCTACTATGACCAGGTTCTGGCCTTGTTCGCCGAAGGCTATCGGTACAAGCGCTTTCGCTTTAACCAACGGGGTGAATTGGTACTGCCATGAAATGGCCGCTTGTGACTTTGCTCGCCGCCATGCTGTGGCAGATGGCCTCACCGGTGTTCGCTCAGAGCAACGACCCGGCTGTTGAGGCTTTGGCCGAACGGGCGCGGCAGTGGCAGGAACGCGGGCGAGAAGGTTTGGCCATCGAAACCTGGTTGCGCGTGTTGGCCGTGGATGCCGAAAACGAAGAGGCCCTGGCGCGCTTGACCCTGCTGTATGCCCAAACTGGGCAGCACGCCGATGCACAGCGGATGCGTGTGCGGCTGGAAAGCGTCAATCCGGCGTCGCGTTTTCTCGATCAGGCGGCCAGCGAGCGCGCCCGTGAGCGGGCTCAGACCGACGCGCTGTCGCGTGCCCGTGCCGCCGCACGTGCGGGGCGCTATGAGCAGGCCGCGATCGCCTATCGTGAAGCGTTCCCACAGCCGCCCGGCGACGACGCGCTGAAGATTGAGTATTACCAGGGCCTGGCTGGTGATCCGCAGTACCGGCGCGAGGCGATCGATGCACTGCAAGGTATGGCCGTTCAGCAGCCAGACAATCTCGCACTGCGCATGAGTCTGGCCCGCTTGCAAACCTACGAGCCGCGCTGGCGCCGCCAGGGCATCCGGGATTTGCTGGAACTCGCCCCAACTGCCGTCGATCCGGTGGCGTTGCAGCAGGCCAGCAAACAGGCGCTGTTGTGGCTCGAGCTGACACCCGCTGACGCCAGTCTGTTGCGCCGCTACCTCGCGGTTTGGCCGGATGATGCGGAGGTGGCAGCCAAACTGGCTTCTTTGAACACGTTGCAGCAACGTCAGCGCGTGGCCGAAATCGATCAGGCCACAGTCCAGGGTTACACCCTGCTTGAGCGTGGCCAGGCGCGCCAGGCTCAAACGTATTTCGAGCAACTGGCGCAGCGCTATCCGGACAGTGGCATTCCGCTGGCCGGCCAGGGTATGGCGGCGCTCAGTCTGCAACAGCACGAGCAGGCCGCGCAGCTTCTCCAGCGTGCGCTTGAACGTGCGCCCTCGCGCGCGGCCCAGTGGCGTCCGGCCTTGCGTGAGGCGCAGTTCTACAATCGCTACAACGCGGCCGAGAATGCTCGCCAGGGGCAGAATCAGGCCTTGGCTCTGCGTTTATACGCTGATGCCTTCGCCGCGCCGCCGGCACAGTTCGATCCGCTGCTGCGCCTGCCGTATGCGCTTGCTTTACGCGACCAGGGGCAGCTTGAGGAGGCCGGCGCCCAGCTCCGGCAGGTTCTCGCAGCGCGTCCGGACAACCTGGACGCCAACCGTCTGCAAGCGCAGATTCTGGTGGCGCAAGGGCGCCTGAGCGAGGCCGAGCGGCTGGTTGCCAGCGGCCATGAAGACCTGCAGGCCGTGTTGCGCCCGGCCCAGGCTGCCGAATTGCGCCGGCGTGCCAGTGCAGCACTCAGCGGCGGGGCCGCTTCCACGGCCAAGACAGATTTGCAGCGCGCGATCACTCTGGCGCCGGGCGATCCGTGGCTGCGCCTGGACCTGTTCCGCGTGATGCGTCAGCTTGGCCAGGATGATCAGGCGCAAGAGGTACTGAGCACCCTGCAACGTGATGCCCGCCGTGACCCTCAGGCGCGGCTTGCGGTGGCCTTCATGCAGGCTGAACTGCAACAGTGGCTTGCGGTGCTTGTGGGCCTGCAAGACTTGCCGACAGAGGCGATTTCGCCAGATGCGCGCGCCTTGCAGAGGCGCGCATGGGTTGAGTACCACATCGCCAAAGCACGTGCGGCGCACGCCGCAGGCCTGCTACAGGTGGCCGATGCTGCGCTATCCGCCGCCGCGCGTGAGGCCGGTCAGGAACGCGCCTTCGCAGCGTCCTTGGCCGCAGCCTGGGCACAACTGGGTGATGCTGCACGGGCCATGGCCTATATGCGTCAGGCCCTGGATCGCCCTTCGCCCGGCCTGGATGAGCAATTGCAATATGCCGGGTTGCTGCTCAGCCTGAATCAGGGCGCTGAATTTGAGGCCCAGGCCAACAGCTTGCTGAGTGCCCCATTATCAGCCACGCAGGCGGAACAGCTGGAAACCTTGATAGCCGGCTATCGCATCAGTCTGGCCGACCGTGCCCGCCAACGTGGCGACCTGGCCGCTGCGTATGAGCTGTTGCGCGACGTGGTCGAGCGCCGCCCCGAAGATGTGGCCGTGATGCAGGCGCTGGCCCGTGTGTTTGTCGACGCCGGTGATGGACCGGCCGCACAAGCCCTGTTCGATAAGGCCTTGCTCGCCGACCCCGAGAACATCGATGCTCTGGCCGGCAGCGTACAAGCGGCCCTGCTACGCGCAGATGAGGCCGCGGCCCAGCAGGGTTTGCGTCGTTTGAAGCGCCTTAACGAGCGCGACCCGCGCTACTTTGCATTGCA
Proteins encoded in this window:
- the bcsZ gene encoding cellulose synthase complex periplasmic endoglucanase BcsZ — encoded protein: MSAIRAIYLTLGLLMFSFTAQAQWPLWSAFKAGFVQDDGRVVDWTGDGRTVSEGQAYALFFALVAGDREQFGRILTWLENNLANGDLSTHLPAWVWGRDAETDNWRVLDANSASDADMFIAYSLLEAGRLWKVPSYTELGRKVLDQLSTQCIRTLEAQTVLLPAPNGFLTSTGVRLNPSYLPLFQMRRFALLDQRWNDIAQHAVAMIAAGSPRGLPPDWVEVTAQGFRPDAQTGTLGSYDAIRVYLWAAMQIPDDPISQDLLAVMTPVVRYLRPLGYMPERWDVATGWKDGIGPPGFDAVMAMFSEAAGARSLSKRFDQRVAAVRQGEMLGQPARYYDQVLALFAEGYRYKRFRFNQRGELVLP
- a CDS encoding cellulose synthase subunit BcsC-related outer membrane protein; translated protein: MKWPLVTLLAAMLWQMASPVFAQSNDPAVEALAERARQWQERGREGLAIETWLRVLAVDAENEEALARLTLLYAQTGQHADAQRMRVRLESVNPASRFLDQAASERARERAQTDALSRARAAARAGRYEQAAIAYREAFPQPPGDDALKIEYYQGLAGDPQYRREAIDALQGMAVQQPDNLALRMSLARLQTYEPRWRRQGIRDLLELAPTAVDPVALQQASKQALLWLELTPADASLLRRYLAVWPDDAEVAAKLASLNTLQQRQRVAEIDQATVQGYTLLERGQARQAQTYFEQLAQRYPDSGIPLAGQGMAALSLQQHEQAAQLLQRALERAPSRAAQWRPALREAQFYNRYNAAENARQGQNQALALRLYADAFAAPPAQFDPLLRLPYALALRDQGQLEEAGAQLRQVLAARPDNLDANRLQAQILVAQGRLSEAERLVASGHEDLQAVLRPAQAAELRRRASAALSGGAASTAKTDLQRAITLAPGDPWLRLDLFRVMRQLGQDDQAQEVLSTLQRDARRDPQARLAVAFMQAELQQWLAVLVGLQDLPTEAISPDARALQRRAWVEYHIAKARAAHAAGLLQVADAALSAAAREAGQERAFAASLAAAWAQLGDAARAMAYMRQALDRPSPGLDEQLQYAGLLLSLNQGAEFEAQANSLLSAPLSATQAEQLETLIAGYRISLADRARQRGDLAAAYELLRDVVERRPEDVAVMQALARVFVDAGDGPAAQALFDKALLADPENIDALAGSVQAALLRADEAAAQQGLRRLKRLNERDPRYFALQGQLAERRGESGLALHFAQLERAAQGSPRAMQELQAPRLRMIQGANEASLDGAAWAPPLRPRPSAFSVPQAAPGSPFAALSAISILRLDGAPSLRTGQGQDSGISRQVPGTALRLAPNLSPAFGAPMPATVDDSDAPLDLRIARLRSQTTNQIQARVRARVREGEAGLSRLAETGVDFRYVGHARRAGQGFVAVSPVFLSAGDLAGEQRERSGTLALIGGGEADSIGVSESGLSVALGYRLGELSASIGTTPLGFPEERLMGRVDWRPQGDIWQGHIGMGREPLTDSLLSYAGLRDELLGLNWGGMSRSALELGLTRDTEQGGLYAELRMGQIDGRNVDENTTADFSGGVYLHNRLSAQAKVTYGFNITALHFDKNQRHFSFGHGGYFSPQFFLAAVLPVELSGSWRDVSYRINTAVGFQTFREDGAAWFPSSAVLQDELDALILAEPGRDLASGYGGGDTSGISYLVSAELGRPISDHLALTGRFSLDNARDFREYQLTAGLSYYFAGGLGRQARTGRAFQQGAAWAW